A genomic region of Ignavibacteria bacterium contains the following coding sequences:
- a CDS encoding T9SS type A sorting domain-containing protein has translation MRSYSTLLGSFLQKTYLLFAIILMAIISLYNPASAQSGSCDLNNFVTYTQGGWGNKGGKLCDGVTKITVKQLPTGQEVSKGNGTDKLGSNTTFTYSNGKSVVIHTSCSQPIYVGMEVNKDGFTYKITELKTIPSSSTNPGNIRDLHFPSVFPSGLVVGQSSGFTLKLSEAKDVKDFLPAGGTPKALDKNYVDSKSTKAGVFAGQAVALKMNIAFSDAGKIGTGSVKLGSLIVCAGPLAGKTVYEVMDIVNKSLSGGTTPYSYSQLNDAATAINENFDEGKVNKGFLKCPTTPVLGSISGSVFFDVNSNGSFDSFEFGLKHVTVKLYEGSVQKAVTLTDEFGFYKFSNLPAGGYKIQAIDPPLLVLTTTHNPINLTLGSGENKTNNNFGYKCGPSLAKISGYAYVDANKNGIKELGEAPLKDVVIKLYDEHGQIETSMLTDDAGFYEFRDLIPGIYTVEEIDPDMYRSVTSNWINLMISAGESSQNNNFGDILSADICGIVFDDLNSNGVKDPSELGIKDVLVELFIKATGEFVASTTTGVNGEYCFGYLIPNVYKVKETDPAGYVSTSPNEITVTANQGDKKYNNNFGDKLATPHKGSISGLIWNDLNKNGVQDHGEPGMKDVTVKLYDCHDNWIAEKKSASDGKYNFGDLSSGSYTILAQLPSGFSFSPKDNGHDDSKDSDVDPITWKTDCINLAAGQNKADVDAGMYLSATCSIGDRVWNDKNKNGIQDAGEPGMANVKVKLITCSSSVYIDTKLTDHDGKYLFTGVTAGNYTLIFEDLPAGWKFSPKDAGHNDLLDSDVDPSTGKIYCINIDPSWCDSNSTKWDAGIYQDAPPPTCSIGDRVWEDKNKNGVQDSGEPGVKDITVKLTACSSSTAIKTTKTNEHGNYLFADVIAGQYQIQFELPTGYEFSPANKTNDLFDSDVEYSNGKTTCFTIDPSWCDSNSTKWDAGIYLHTPPPTCAIGDRVWEDKNKNGVQDAGEPGVKDITVKLFACSTSSPLFTTKTDHDGKYLFPSVVEGFYTVKFEGLPAGYSFTSKDAGHNDLIDSDVDPATGKTACFNIDPSWCDSNSTKWDAGIISCPPGVKVAGKVFNDANGNGVHDAGEVGIANVEMKLWGIAANLIATTLTDALGKFEFMNVIDGQYHVQEIDLPGYVSTTPNSEFITIAGADKYGLKFGDKVKPTPEPCDLTKYSTMTQNSWKSVKGYNLLDSKFTTLFTSGLIIGDHGAGYQIKFTSANAVKNFMPQSGVPYALDQSYINPVNTPAGEFAGHILALALNLAYNDAGLLGHTSTTKLGNLVVGSGPLKDFKVYEVLNIVNKALGGTVSPFDMATLNHVVKKINENFDNCNLGFLVCPPPPDPCGGGFDAGVESNSNLADLLLRRLTKIEYGQTTKMLRNPKIAFTASYGLNELFPNVGPLGSTPKETTPFDILGISNATSAYAVDYNLNMAKGDVRVASIFATTTNPPYVYEHTKSICDRLIDAELQHLSHVEINGNYYFASVLYKQAENLYDYTINFSVYEKGGTFIVDSRWLIEDYDVPSGVSNVYNFQVWASNFNSTMYLVMSIIDQFASRGMVQYNNSISLPPTLVYVQKGKYSHTGTIELVVQNNQVVADNITIKTKSRSIQGSGKIESSQSFGVQPGLNTIYLKTGVISDANLYISSSNGFRDEVFVSGGAYTYLNGSASKVDEFVTNTFTTVSASELPSEALILSGGAKVKGKLSDWVSMFRSLTANTAPYDLSDYNALKVTMRGYGKVWLRLEQDGISGFNYHAKQIVLDGSALDLTIPFSELKQVGSSTAKFDPSLVRKISIYMDKADNSTLTNFEFEIKNIAFLSKNGSDRSKGESVPTEFKLSQNYPNPFNPSTLIEFSVAKSEFVTIKVYNVLGKEVANLVNETKKPGVHSVRFDANGLSSGVYLYKIQSESYTATKKMILQK, from the coding sequence ATGAGATCCTATTCTACATTGTTAGGTTCTTTTCTACAAAAGACCTATTTGCTCTTTGCCATAATATTAATGGCAATTATATCCCTTTATAATCCTGCGTCCGCTCAATCGGGAAGCTGTGACTTGAATAACTTCGTCACATATACCCAAGGAGGATGGGGAAATAAAGGAGGAAAGTTATGTGACGGTGTCACGAAAATAACTGTTAAGCAGCTTCCAACTGGACAAGAAGTCTCCAAAGGAAATGGAACTGATAAGCTCGGTTCTAATACAACCTTTACCTATTCTAATGGAAAATCAGTTGTCATACATACTTCTTGTTCACAGCCAATCTATGTTGGGATGGAAGTCAATAAAGATGGTTTTACATATAAGATTACAGAATTAAAAACCATTCCTTCTTCTTCAACAAATCCCGGCAATATTCGCGACCTTCATTTTCCATCTGTGTTTCCCAGTGGATTAGTCGTTGGACAGTCCAGTGGCTTTACATTAAAACTCTCCGAAGCAAAAGATGTGAAAGATTTCCTGCCAGCCGGAGGAACACCAAAAGCACTTGATAAAAATTATGTTGATTCAAAATCGACAAAGGCCGGTGTTTTTGCTGGACAAGCGGTTGCTCTAAAAATGAATATCGCTTTCAGTGATGCAGGAAAAATTGGTACAGGTAGTGTAAAACTTGGTTCGTTAATTGTTTGCGCTGGTCCCCTTGCAGGGAAAACTGTTTATGAAGTAATGGACATTGTTAATAAGTCATTAAGCGGCGGAACAACTCCATACTCTTATTCTCAATTGAATGATGCAGCGACCGCCATCAACGAAAACTTTGACGAAGGAAAAGTCAATAAAGGATTTTTGAAATGTCCAACTACACCTGTTCTTGGTTCAATTTCAGGTTCAGTATTTTTCGATGTGAATTCCAATGGTTCATTCGACAGTTTTGAATTTGGATTAAAACACGTAACCGTTAAGTTGTATGAGGGCTCAGTTCAGAAAGCTGTTACACTGACTGATGAATTTGGATTTTATAAATTCTCCAATTTGCCAGCAGGTGGATATAAAATTCAAGCAATTGATCCACCATTATTAGTTTTAACTACTACACACAATCCGATTAATTTGACACTCGGTTCAGGTGAAAATAAAACTAATAACAACTTTGGCTACAAATGTGGTCCAAGTCTCGCTAAGATTTCTGGATATGCCTACGTTGATGCAAACAAAAATGGCATTAAAGAATTAGGTGAAGCCCCATTAAAGGACGTTGTAATAAAACTCTATGATGAACATGGACAAATTGAAACTTCAATGCTAACAGATGATGCTGGATTTTATGAATTCCGAGATTTAATTCCAGGTATCTACACTGTTGAAGAAATTGATCCAGACATGTATAGAAGTGTAACTTCGAACTGGATTAATTTGATGATTTCTGCAGGTGAAAGTTCACAGAATAACAATTTTGGCGATATCCTTTCTGCCGACATTTGCGGAATCGTTTTCGATGATCTGAACAGCAATGGTGTAAAAGATCCATCTGAACTCGGAATTAAAGACGTTTTAGTTGAATTATTCATTAAAGCAACTGGAGAATTTGTTGCTTCGACTACTACTGGAGTTAATGGTGAATACTGCTTTGGATATTTAATTCCAAATGTCTATAAAGTTAAAGAAACTGATCCAGCCGGTTATGTAAGCACTTCACCAAACGAAATAACCGTTACAGCTAATCAGGGCGATAAAAAATACAATAATAATTTTGGCGATAAGCTTGCTACTCCTCATAAAGGTTCGATCAGTGGTCTAATTTGGAACGATCTGAATAAAAATGGAGTCCAAGATCACGGCGAGCCTGGAATGAAAGATGTAACTGTTAAACTCTATGATTGTCATGATAATTGGATTGCAGAGAAAAAATCTGCTTCTGATGGAAAATATAATTTCGGTGATCTGAGCTCCGGATCTTATACAATTTTAGCTCAGCTTCCATCAGGATTTTCATTTAGTCCGAAAGACAATGGTCACGACGATAGTAAAGATTCCGATGTTGATCCTATCACCTGGAAAACCGATTGTATAAACCTTGCTGCCGGACAAAATAAGGCAGATGTTGATGCCGGAATGTACCTATCAGCAACCTGTTCAATCGGTGATAGAGTATGGAATGACAAGAATAAAAACGGTATTCAAGATGCTGGCGAGCCAGGTATGGCAAATGTGAAAGTTAAGCTAATAACCTGCAGCTCTTCAGTTTATATAGATACGAAGTTAACCGACCATGATGGTAAGTATTTATTTACCGGTGTTACTGCTGGAAACTATACACTTATTTTTGAAGACCTTCCGGCAGGATGGAAATTCAGTCCAAAAGATGCTGGACACAATGACTTATTAGATTCAGATGTTGATCCTTCAACAGGAAAAATTTACTGTATCAATATCGATCCATCTTGGTGCGACAGTAACTCGACTAAGTGGGATGCCGGTATATATCAAGATGCTCCTCCGCCAACATGTTCAATCGGCGACAGAGTATGGGAAGACAAAAATAAAAATGGCGTCCAAGATTCTGGTGAACCAGGCGTAAAAGATATTACTGTTAAATTAACTGCCTGCAGCAGCAGTACCGCAATTAAAACTACCAAAACAAACGAACACGGTAATTATTTATTTGCCGATGTGATTGCTGGTCAATATCAAATCCAATTTGAATTACCTACCGGATATGAATTTAGCCCGGCAAATAAAACAAACGATTTATTCGATTCTGATGTTGAATACTCGAATGGAAAAACAACGTGTTTCACAATTGATCCAAGCTGGTGCGATAGCAATTCCACTAAATGGGATGCTGGAATTTATCTCCATACTCCTCCGCCAACGTGTGCAATAGGCGACCGTGTATGGGAAGATAAAAACAAAAATGGCGTCCAAGATGCTGGAGAACCTGGTGTAAAAGATATTACAGTGAAATTATTCGCTTGCAGCACTTCAAGTCCACTGTTTACTACCAAAACCGATCACGATGGCAAATATTTATTCCCCAGTGTCGTTGAAGGATTCTACACAGTAAAATTTGAAGGACTTCCTGCCGGTTATTCATTCACATCAAAAGATGCAGGTCATAACGACCTTATCGATTCAGACGTTGATCCAGCAACTGGAAAGACGGCTTGTTTCAATATCGATCCATCATGGTGCGACAGCAATTCCACCAAATGGGATGCCGGTATTATCTCATGTCCTCCAGGTGTTAAAGTTGCTGGCAAAGTCTTTAACGATGCCAATGGAAATGGCGTACACGATGCTGGTGAAGTCGGTATTGCAAACGTTGAAATGAAGCTTTGGGGAATTGCTGCAAATCTGATTGCAACAACTTTAACTGATGCACTCGGTAAATTTGAATTCATGAATGTAATTGACGGTCAATATCACGTTCAAGAAATTGATTTACCGGGCTATGTCAGTACGACTCCAAATTCTGAATTCATCACTATTGCAGGTGCGGACAAATATGGTCTGAAATTCGGTGATAAAGTAAAACCGACTCCAGAACCATGTGATCTTACAAAATACTCAACCATGACTCAGAATAGTTGGAAGAGTGTTAAAGGATACAATTTACTCGATTCCAAGTTCACGACATTATTCACTAGTGGATTAATAATTGGCGATCATGGTGCTGGTTATCAAATAAAATTCACTTCTGCAAATGCAGTAAAGAACTTTATGCCGCAGTCCGGTGTGCCCTATGCTCTTGATCAAAGCTATATTAATCCAGTCAACACTCCAGCTGGTGAATTTGCTGGACACATTCTAGCATTGGCCTTAAATCTTGCTTACAATGATGCTGGATTACTCGGTCATACAAGCACTACAAAACTTGGCAATTTAGTTGTTGGAAGCGGTCCATTAAAAGACTTCAAAGTTTATGAAGTACTTAATATCGTTAATAAAGCTCTCGGCGGAACAGTTAGCCCATTTGATATGGCGACACTGAATCACGTTGTTAAGAAGATTAACGAAAACTTTGATAACTGCAACCTCGGCTTCTTGGTCTGCCCGCCTCCTCCAGATCCATGCGGCGGCGGATTCGATGCTGGTGTAGAATCTAACTCTAACTTAGCTGATCTCTTACTTAGAAGATTAACTAAAATTGAATATGGTCAAACTACAAAAATGCTTCGTAATCCAAAGATTGCTTTCACAGCAAGTTATGGTTTGAATGAGTTATTCCCGAACGTTGGACCTCTTGGCTCAACACCAAAAGAAACTACACCGTTCGATATTCTTGGAATTTCAAACGCGACCTCTGCATATGCTGTTGATTACAATCTTAATATGGCAAAAGGTGATGTTCGTGTTGCAAGTATATTTGCAACTACAACCAATCCGCCTTATGTCTATGAACATACAAAATCAATCTGTGATAGATTAATCGATGCGGAACTTCAGCACTTATCACATGTTGAAATCAATGGCAACTATTACTTTGCTTCTGTTCTTTATAAACAAGCTGAAAATCTGTATGACTATACAATAAACTTTAGCGTTTATGAAAAAGGCGGAACGTTTATAGTTGATTCACGCTGGTTAATTGAGGATTATGATGTACCATCCGGCGTAAGCAATGTTTACAACTTCCAAGTTTGGGCAAGTAACTTCAACAGTACTATGTACCTTGTTATGAGTATTATAGATCAATTCGCTTCAAGAGGAATGGTTCAGTACAATAATAGCATTTCCTTACCGCCAACATTGGTCTATGTACAAAAAGGTAAATACAGTCATACTGGAACTATCGAACTAGTTGTCCAAAACAATCAAGTTGTTGCAGATAACATTACAATTAAAACCAAATCACGGTCAATACAGGGAAGCGGCAAAATTGAAAGCTCTCAATCATTCGGTGTACAGCCTGGATTGAATACAATCTATCTGAAGACCGGTGTGATTTCAGATGCAAATCTGTATATCTCATCTTCAAACGGATTCAGAGACGAAGTATTTGTCAGCGGCGGTGCTTATACCTACTTGAATGGTTCGGCTTCAAAAGTTGATGAATTTGTTACCAACACGTTCACAACTGTATCTGCATCTGAATTGCCTAGCGAAGCATTGATTCTCTCTGGCGGTGCAAAAGTAAAAGGTAAACTAAGCGATTGGGTTTCAATGTTCAGATCGCTTACTGCCAATACTGCACCTTATGACTTAAGCGACTACAATGCTCTCAAAGTTACGATGAGAGGATACGGCAAAGTTTGGTTGAGATTAGAACAAGATGGTATAAGTGGGTTCAACTATCATGCAAAACAAATTGTACTCGATGGTTCAGCACTAGATCTTACAATTCCATTCAGCGAACTCAAACAAGTTGGAAGCTCAACTGCTAAATTCGATCCTTCTCTTGTAAGAAAGATCTCCATCTATATGGATAAAGCAGATAACAGCACGCTAACTAACTTCGAATTCGAAATCAAGAACATTGCTTTCTTGAGCAAGAATGGTTCTGATAGAAGTAAAGGCGAATCAGTTCCGACAGAATTTAAGCTTTCGCAGAACTATCCGAATCCGTTCAATCCAAGTACATTGATCGAGTTCTCGGTTGCCAAGAGTGAGTTTGTAACTATTAAAGTTTACAACGTTCTCGGAAAAGAAGTCGCCAACTTAGTCAATGAAACTAAAAAACCTGGAGTACATTCAGTTAGATTCGATGCGAATGGATTAAGTTCTGGAGTTTATCTCTACAAGATTCAAAGTGAGTCTTACACTGCTACTAAAAAGATGATTTTACAGAAGTAA
- a CDS encoding cellulose biosynthesis cyclic di-GMP-binding regulatory protein BcsB, with product MKKKLLLSLVILQVTLVVLAPSASMAQELRTYTLKDIGFQKDIVLYGITPAHTFFFPIPRSGIDFSNSYFELHYSFSSILSEYSNIKVSINDVPVYTSFYRTAVTSPIVRISLAGVKQADILESEKPLLKIEVGGYLNITDDRCRDLATQALWLVIRQDSRLTLSFPTDVSKNLIADFFSSRMEKNLILIPKNLDPQVAGAATWVNTRMLEDVKTSTIDYDSFEEFNINKIGTYSHVICVGKIDNLMSLPIPLATNRDGIKEYFKQDLTPDDGILLTKTFGGTKVLYVSGETPTAVQKAGGTLVNPKHYAKLLSNFAVIRYIEPFKIKSFKDNKYKLTLDELGYEKLQTKGIGSLRITMYFSELDLAKSIDNVDFYLYSKYTPVKETFPNGFLNVYLNDVLVESKRLDASGTFNGLYVSLPKYLFKKVNTCDLEFNYFPDEGECRDDLTQFVGEIYSYSYFDITTGVVEKVNNFSKFPNSFLLNTYMVFQSNPLPQHIEAAASVIRSIQTLSRQTQYYPPSMSFAEMFNTMENSSNNYIVVSSDVRYNKESFEYLPLDMNQRFKIISSSTKQVMFEYSDEMPIAVMQLTRTLTNNEVLLLSSYGDQGKNYLVQLADHFSQRISNVDGNVAILSGTDYPLFFKTTEAIDKILYTTKENVPVVKISWDKYKYVYLLIGWILIIAISILLYFRSQRGVRIARS from the coding sequence ATGAAGAAGAAACTCCTACTATCTTTGGTCATATTGCAGGTTACATTAGTCGTACTTGCACCGAGCGCTTCAATGGCGCAAGAACTCAGAACCTATACTCTTAAGGATATAGGATTTCAAAAAGACATTGTTCTTTATGGAATAACACCAGCACACACTTTCTTTTTTCCAATTCCACGTTCTGGGATAGATTTCTCAAACAGTTATTTTGAACTGCACTACTCTTTCTCGAGCATTTTATCAGAATATTCTAATATAAAAGTATCTATCAATGATGTTCCAGTGTATACGTCTTTTTATAGAACCGCTGTTACGAGTCCCATTGTTAGGATTTCATTGGCAGGAGTTAAACAAGCTGATATATTGGAATCCGAAAAGCCTCTTCTAAAAATTGAAGTTGGCGGATATCTGAATATTACTGACGACAGGTGCAGGGATTTAGCAACGCAAGCTCTTTGGTTGGTGATAAGGCAAGATTCAAGATTGACTTTATCATTTCCAACGGATGTTTCGAAAAATCTAATCGCCGATTTCTTCTCGAGCCGGATGGAAAAAAACTTAATTTTAATTCCAAAAAACCTCGATCCTCAAGTTGCGGGTGCTGCTACTTGGGTAAACACACGGATGCTGGAAGACGTCAAAACCTCAACTATCGATTATGATTCCTTTGAAGAATTCAATATTAATAAGATAGGGACATATTCGCATGTAATTTGTGTAGGGAAAATTGATAATTTAATGAGTCTACCTATTCCACTTGCAACGAACCGGGATGGGATAAAGGAATATTTCAAGCAGGATCTCACTCCCGATGACGGTATACTCCTCACAAAAACTTTCGGCGGTACAAAAGTCCTATATGTTTCAGGGGAAACTCCAACCGCAGTTCAGAAGGCCGGAGGAACATTAGTGAATCCAAAACATTATGCAAAGTTATTGAGTAATTTTGCGGTCATTCGCTATATTGAACCCTTCAAGATTAAATCCTTTAAAGATAACAAATATAAACTGACTCTTGATGAATTGGGTTATGAAAAATTGCAAACCAAAGGAATTGGTAGTCTAAGAATTACAATGTATTTTTCCGAATTAGATTTAGCAAAATCAATTGATAATGTTGATTTTTATCTGTACTCAAAATACACTCCGGTCAAAGAAACTTTTCCAAATGGATTCTTAAATGTCTATTTGAATGATGTGCTAGTTGAAAGCAAACGTCTCGATGCAAGCGGAACTTTTAACGGTTTGTATGTTTCGTTGCCGAAATATCTATTTAAAAAAGTAAACACATGCGATCTAGAGTTCAATTACTTTCCAGATGAAGGTGAGTGCAGAGACGATCTGACTCAATTCGTAGGTGAAATCTATTCATATTCTTACTTTGATATTACAACTGGAGTCGTTGAAAAAGTAAATAATTTCAGCAAATTCCCGAATTCGTTTTTACTAAATACTTACATGGTGTTTCAATCGAATCCACTTCCACAGCATATCGAAGCCGCTGCTTCTGTAATTCGATCGATTCAAACACTATCTAGACAAACTCAATATTATCCCCCATCGATGAGTTTTGCTGAGATGTTTAATACTATGGAGAATTCGAGTAACAATTATATTGTAGTCTCTTCAGATGTAAGGTATAATAAAGAATCATTCGAATATCTGCCGCTCGATATGAATCAACGGTTTAAAATTATCAGCAGTTCTACAAAGCAAGTTATGTTCGAATATTCCGATGAAATGCCTATTGCAGTCATGCAGTTAACACGTACACTCACCAATAATGAAGTTCTTTTATTATCGAGCTATGGCGATCAAGGAAAGAATTATTTAGTTCAACTTGCCGATCACTTTAGTCAAAGAATAAGTAATGTTGATGGAAACGTCGCTATTTTGAGTGGAACAGATTATCCATTATTCTTTAAGACTACAGAAGCGATTGACAAAATACTTTATACAACAAAAGAAAACGTGCCTGTTGTTAAAATATCTTGGGATAAATATAAATATGTTTATTTATTGATTGGATGGATACTGATCATAGCAATATCAATTTTACTTTACTTCAGAAGTCAAAGAGGAGTTAGAATTGCGCGCTCATAA
- the rlmD gene encoding 23S rRNA (uracil(1939)-C(5))-methyltransferase RlmD, which yields MKKNDIIELIAGKMVHQGVCLSEYEGKKVFIENCIPGERVRVQIKKIKRDFCEAEAKEIILHSPSRINPQCQHFGLCGGCKIQYMNYEVQLENKKEIVKDALSRIGKLKNIEVENTIGSDRIYHYRNKMEYSFSNKRWLETGIEYSPEEKSFALGLHIPNVFDKVLHLNKCYLQSEFSNDVRNIIGKFFFNNKISVHSLKNRNGLLKALAIRESYNTPDKMINLITTQYDKDLMHELGNILNQNFPQVTTFVNSISMPHLSSALSHEEHVIFGKGYIQEVLLNKQFEIFANTFFQTNTHQAEKLFSIVKQIIRNDKTELKGKKQALIDLFCGVGVIGIVLADLFEFIYGIEISDSSIRAAKKNAEINNITNCEFFVTNLEHGFSLERFNRDQNDVTVILDPPRAGVSEKTLIQLCQIKPRRIYYVSCNPSTQARDVARLSDQYKVGLVQPIDFFPHTYHIENLIVLEIL from the coding sequence ATGAAGAAAAATGATATAATCGAATTGATAGCTGGAAAAATGGTTCATCAAGGAGTATGCCTTTCTGAATATGAAGGGAAAAAAGTTTTTATAGAAAATTGTATACCTGGCGAGCGTGTCAGAGTCCAGATAAAAAAGATTAAAAGAGATTTCTGCGAAGCGGAAGCGAAAGAGATAATTTTACATTCGCCTAGCAGGATCAATCCTCAATGTCAACATTTTGGATTATGCGGCGGGTGTAAAATTCAGTATATGAACTATGAAGTACAGCTTGAAAATAAAAAGGAAATTGTTAAAGATGCATTGTCCAGGATCGGCAAACTGAAAAATATTGAAGTTGAAAACACAATAGGTTCAGATCGAATTTATCACTACAGAAACAAAATGGAGTATTCGTTTTCTAATAAACGATGGTTAGAAACGGGAATTGAGTACTCGCCCGAAGAGAAATCATTTGCACTCGGACTCCATATCCCCAATGTGTTCGACAAGGTTTTACACCTAAATAAATGTTACTTGCAGTCTGAGTTTTCGAATGATGTACGAAATATTATCGGCAAATTTTTCTTCAACAATAAAATTTCGGTTCATTCGTTGAAGAACAGAAATGGATTATTAAAAGCACTTGCGATCCGAGAAAGTTACAATACTCCCGATAAAATGATTAATCTTATCACAACTCAATATGATAAAGATTTAATGCATGAACTAGGAAATATATTGAATCAAAACTTTCCACAAGTTACTACTTTCGTGAATAGTATCAGCATGCCGCATTTGAGCAGCGCTCTAAGTCATGAAGAACATGTGATATTTGGAAAAGGTTATATCCAAGAGGTATTATTAAATAAACAATTTGAGATATTTGCAAACACATTTTTTCAAACAAATACACATCAAGCAGAAAAACTTTTTTCGATTGTGAAGCAAATAATTAGGAACGATAAAACTGAACTCAAAGGTAAAAAGCAAGCACTAATAGATTTATTCTGCGGAGTTGGAGTGATTGGTATAGTTTTAGCCGATTTGTTTGAGTTTATTTATGGAATTGAAATTTCAGATTCTTCAATTCGAGCAGCAAAAAAGAATGCAGAAATAAATAATATTACAAATTGTGAATTTTTTGTCACCAACTTAGAACATGGATTTAGTTTAGAAAGATTTAATCGTGATCAAAATGATGTTACAGTGATACTTGATCCACCTCGTGCTGGAGTATCAGAAAAAACTTTAATACAGCTTTGTCAAATTAAACCACGAAGAATTTATTATGTAAGTTGCAATCCATCTACACAGGCCAGAGATGTTGCTCGTCTTTCAGATCAATACAAGGTTGGTTTGGTCCAACCGATCGATTTTTTCCCCCATACGTATCATATTGAAAATCTTATAGTTCTGGAAATTCTTTAA